In Papaver somniferum cultivar HN1 chromosome 1, ASM357369v1, whole genome shotgun sequence, a genomic segment contains:
- the LOC113333668 gene encoding endoplasmin homolog: MNQRFLVFGLIGTSQVSDEGDVEFKAVLFVPPKAPHDLYGSYYNANKSNLKLYVRRVFISDGFDDLLPKYLNFLMGNTLGSWLKMDSSAANQTTFTLHIMHGE; encoded by the exons atgaaCCAAA GATTTTTGGTGTTTGGTCTGATTGGAACAAGTCAAGTTAGTGATGAAGGTGATGTTGAGTTCAAGGCTGTTCTTTTTGTTCCTCCAAAGGCTCCTCATGATCTGTATGGGAGTTACTACAATGCTAACAAGTCCAACTTGAAGTTATACGTCAGACGTGTCTTCATCTCAGATGGATTCGATGATCTTCTGCCCAAGTACCTGAACTTTTTGATG GGAAACACATTAGGAAGTTGGTTAAAGATGGATTCATCAGCTGCAAACCAAACCACATTCACTCTCCATATCATGCACGGAGAATGA